CTGCGCGACGAGTACCGACGGAATCTGTCTATAACCGACCGTGGCATCAACTCGGGTGGGTGAGGTCCAAGGACGGGCTCATTGAGCTCCCCGACCACAAAGCCCCCCGGACTGGAAAGACCTTGGGTTTGATGGCCAGCCTTGCCGTTGTCCTTTTGGCGCCTTCCCATCAACAGAGCTCAGGGGCCAGAACGCACACAACGGAAACCGACGAGGCTAAAGCCGTTCCCGGGACCGCGCCATTCCCGATTGGCGGAACGCAGGTCCCAATCGACGCTGAAACTATCACCCCCACGCATCACCCGGGCGTAGCCGGTCGCAGGACCCTCGTAGTCCTTGGTTGCGGTGGTTGGATAGGTATCGTAGAAGTCGCCCACCCACTGGTATACATTCCCAGCCATGTCATACAGACCATAGGCATTCTCCGGCTTCATGGCGACGGGCCTTGCGATTTGTGCGCCATTTGACCACCACCATGCGTATTTCCGCACGGCGTCAAGGTCGTCATCGCCCCAATAATACGCGGTCTTGGTACCGCCACGCGCCGCATACTCCCACTCCGCTTCCGTGGGCAACCGATATCCAGGGGCGGCCACTCCATGGCGCAAGGTGAGGCCAGGCAAGTCTCCGGTAGCATATCCATAGAGGGCCGGCACGATCAGGCTCGTGTAGCTGTACATCGTGTCAAGGCCATCGCGCCTGCTGCGCGCATTGCAGTACAAAACGGCATCAAACCAGGTTACGCCCTCGACTGGGCAGGTTGAGCTCTTGCAGGTATAGCCGGCTGGCAAAATTCCCATCAGCGAATGATACTGGCTCCGTGTAACGTCGGTGCGATCCATCCAGAAAGCGGACACACTTGCCTCATGCTGTGTCTCGTCGCTGCTTCGGCCTGTTTCCGTTGTAGGACTGCCCATCATGAACGTGCCCGCAGGAATATGGTTCATTCCGAAAGGTGAAGGATTGGCCGGATTGGCCAGCGTGTCGTAAACGCGAACCATCTCCGATCGCGACTCGGAAAAGGTGTCCCGCAAAAACACATAGCCCCTGAACGAATACTCCAGCGTATCAGAGGTCACCAAGGCCACACGCGCAGCAAGGCTGGCGGGATGGGCAGCTACATTCTGGCCTGATGCTGCTGCGGAAACACGCCCCATGATGTTCTTGCCTTGCCACGAGAGACGAAGGTGCCCGCCATCCGCAACGAGGTGCGCAGACACGGGACGGACCGACTCCTTGCGCAAAACGCTTGCGGCTCCCTTCAAAGACCAGCTCCCCGATGAATCGGTAAACGTGTGTTTCCCGGTGCTTGCCATAAACACCATTGCGCCACTTCGGGGCGTGCCATCGAGGTTGACCACCTTCCCTGAAAAATCTAGGGCGGAGACTGCTATCGCGGCAAGGAAGACAAATTTTGTTACAATGTGAAACTTCATCGAGGAATTTCTCCATGGCGCCTTGGATTTTGGCGTTTCCTTCCAATAATACGTTCTCCCCGATTCGCTCCGCCCCCGGAATCCGTTCCGCGGTCTGTGTGCGCTTCCCGGGGGCTACGTCCACCCTGCCACCACCCGCGAGGCAGCCGAACACGTGCTGCGCGAAAAGACCGGCCTGGAGCTGCTGGGCGTGCTCTTCGGAGCCAGCCGGGACCAGCGAGGTTGGTCGGCATCCATCGCCTGGTACGCCCTGGGGGGCCTTGAAGCCCCGCTGTACTCCTCAGCTGGAGAGGGCAATCACCGGCGGCGCCCACCGCCCAGCCCAACTCTACCGCCTGCGCGACGAGTACAGACGGAATCTGTCTATCACAGACAGAGGCATCAACTCGGGTGGATGAAGACACGTTGTCTCCCTGGAATCGCTCTCCTCACCTGCGTCCCTTCGCCTTCCTCGCCGGGGTGGTCGTCTACTGGCTGAGCAAGCACGCTGCCGCCCTGGCGAACCTCCACCGCAAGCCCTTGGTGCTCGATCCCCAGACACGCCGCCGCATCCACCTCCTGTTGCCGGAAGTAGACCTTTCCAACCTCCGGATCGTGCCGGGCGCTTGGTTGCCGGCCTGGCTGTTCCACCGTTCCATCATCGGCATGGCCTACAAGGATCGGATCTATGTAAGCGCCAGCGGCTCGCTGGACACCTACGACGCATTCCTCCTTCTGGTCCACGAGCTCGTCCACATCCTGCAGTTCCAGCGCCTGGGCGAACTCCGGTTCGCCGGCGAATACGGATGTCAATTTCTGTACGCAGGCGGCTACGGCAAAGGGATGCCGTTGGAGGCCGAGGCCTATGGCTTCGTGGACCATTTTCGTGGATGCACCTTCGATCCTCGCTTCTACGCTTCCCGACACATGCCGCTCCTCGACACCACGCACCCCCACTGGGAATACCAGGCGCTCGCCCACTTCCTGGACCACGGGCTCCGCTCCGGCCTCGCCTCCCACCCCGCGGCCCTGCACCAACGGCTCACGGCAGGCTCCGGCATCTAATCCCCCGTACAAACGCCCCGCCCAGCTCTACCGGCTACGCGACGAAAACAGGCGAAATCTATCGCCTAAGGACCGGGGGATGAACTCGCGAGGGTGAGGGATCCTAGCGGGGCTTTGGAGCCTCCTCAGGGGTTCTCGGGGGGAGCGAGCTCTTCCCAGTCCACGATTTCATCCATGCGGTAGTCTTGCTTCTCGGTACGGAGACAGGGATCGAATTTGAAGCCCACGAACCGGACCCAATCCAGGTCGCCCCGAGAAATGTTCCATCCCCTGGAAACCTCGGTAAATCGGTTCCCGCTACCGGCCCGATACACGTTCGCCGTACTGTCGGTCACCTCGAGGGCGTACACCACTCCCGTGGAATCCACCTCCAAATCGCCGCCCATTCGAACGATTTTCCCGCCAGGGCTGGTCGGAGCCAGGGAAATTCGGCGCACGCATTTGCCGGTCGCCAACGAAATCCCTTCCAGCCATTTTCCGTCTCTGCCGTACCTCCACAGGAAGGATTCATCGTGGCAACCGCTTGTCACGACAGATCCTGGTTTCGAGGAGTCCGCCGGTTGGACCTTCAGGATACGCACGCCATCGCCTCCTCTGCGGATGACGAACTCGCGCCTCCCCTCGCTACCCCAACCCCAGGTGGAGCCGTCCCCCGCGTCGACCAGGAATTCGTCATCGATGCAAAACGGATTGGTCTCGATGTCCTGCGCCTCCCGGCACAACTTCCGCAACTGATAGGAGTACATCAATCTCCCGGAAATCCTCAAGACGCCTCTGCACCAATACTGCAACTCCCCTCCCGGGTCTCCCAAATCCCGTTCGACACGAGGCAGCTTCCAACGGATCGGCTTGGCTCCAAAGTCGTCTGGGGACGGAGTTGAAACCTTGAAAAAGCCTGCGGAATCCCAGACCTTCGAGCTTTCCGATTCGTTCAGCGAAACGCCACACATCCCCAAGGAGTCGCGCAACACCAGAGCCTTCCTTCCTCTGGATAGGGAGTCCAACAAGGAATCCAGGACCTCCAACGAACGGAATCGAGCTGAGGAATCGGCGCCGAACACGAACTCCACGGGTAGCTGGGACTGCAGAGGAGCAATCACCGCCAGGAGCTTCCCGCCTGCCCCCCGAAGCATCGCCTCTTCCACACCGTATACCTCGGTCAGCACAGTTCCTTGGTAAAGATCGATGCTGTCGCCCACCCGCTGTGGCCCCTTCCAATCGATGGGCTGCGGTACCGGCACAGTGGCGGATCGTTCCTGTCGGCAACCGATCAGCAAGGCGAAAGCGGCACACACAGCCATCATTCCCCTCCAGCAAGCGATGTCGGACATGGGAGATCTCCTTCTAGGTACGGTAAAAATGGACATCTCATGAACGTTTCTACATTTCACAAGACTAACCCGCCCCTCAACAAAATTCCTCCTCGTCTCCTGTGACAGATCCTTTCCCACAACCACAGAGCGACATCCCATGCCCCCAAGCTACGCCAGATTCACATCCGCTCTCTTCGCGTCGTTTTCTGTCTCATTTGCCGCAGCAGCGGAAAAGCCCGCTTCGCTCCCGATCCTGACCCCGGCCCCCCATGATCTACGACGCCTGGCACATGCCCACCCAGCGGGCCCTGATGGTTTGCGCCGTGGAAACCGATTCTCTCCGACTGGAAGACTCGCTGGCCAGGATGGATCCGCATTCCTTCGACGACTGCTCGAATCGCTCCGATTCCATCTACTCCACTACCGGCGTCCAGAACCTGCCCCAGAATCGGTGGATCGGGGTCGCAGCAACGGCGGGAAGGAGCGATCGAGACGTAGTGGAGGAAATTCGAGACTGCGCCAATGAACTGGGCTGCAAATTCGGCTTCGCGGGCCCCTACTGCGCCTCGAAGAATCCCGATCAGGTCACCAAGAAATTGGGCGACCCTCTGGACAACCGCCTGAACGTGGTCCTCGATGGCCCCAACCGTTTCTGGCTGGGAATCCAGACAAATTTCAGCGAATGTTCCACACAAAAGGAATGCCGCATCCAAGTGGTCACGAAGCGATTCGATACCCTGGAAAAAACTTGGTCGAAGCAGGCTCCACTCGTCCACATCCAGGACTGGTGGGCCAAATCCCTACGCATTTACGATCTGGGACGCGGGATTTGGGCACTACACGCTCCCTTCTTCGACTTACGCAGGGAGGTGACGAAGATTCGCTGGGTGGGTGACCCTCTGCGCATCAATTTGCTGTACGTCTTTGATGGAAAAACCGGTCGATTCACCTCCGCCCCCCTCCTGCTGCCCAAGGGGGATGGTCAACCCCTCTTCTACGACCGCGACGGCGACGGATTCCATGAAGTCGGAATCTTCCTGGAGCCATGGCAAACCGCCGAAATGAAGCGCAACTCGTTCTTCGAAACCATCTGGAAAGACAGTCTCTTTGTCCCCTACAGGAGCTCCGAGCCATGACCATGGATCTTCCCCGCCCCCGCATTCTGAAAACCAACGAAGAGGTCGCCGCCTATTACGGGCAGGGCCAGACAAACCAATTTCGAGAAGGAACAGGCGGTGGAACGCCTAAGAAAATCCGGGCGTTCGGGGACCCGAAGCTTCCGGACTGGAGAGCGCGAACAATCGTCCCGGTAGCCCTGGAAGGGTTTGGATCCGATCTCAAGAAATCCCACACGGTATACTTCCACAAGGCCCTCGCCAAGCGGCTGGAGAAAGTGTTCCAGGCAATCCTCGCCGAAAACAGAGCCTCCAGCAAGCCGTACATCCTGAAAACCGAAGCGACCAGTGGCTATCAGTTCCGCTATCTCACCAACGTCATCGACGACAAGTGGCTACATGACCCCTTCTACAAGGAACCACTGCGGGGCTTGGTCGAGGGGCAGGACTTCCGAGCGGTTTTCGCCGAATGGGATCGCAAGAGGGGAACGTTCGATTTGCTCGCGCCAAAAGCGTCAAAATCCAAGATTCGCGGCGAGCTGCTTTCCGACCACGCCTACGGTTCGGCCATCGACATCAATTATACCGACAACAACATGGTGGATGGCAACACATCCACTGCCGACATGCCCCGTCGGATCGTGGAAATCTTCGAGGCCAACGGATTCTGCTGGGGCGGCTTCTACAAGAATACAGACCACGACTACATGCATTTCGAATGGGGAAGAATCCGTACCCCTGGTGGAGGTGGCGGCGCTTCCCGGTCGTTTTTCTTTCCGTTGGAACTGGGGGATGCGCAGAATCCTGGAATCTATTACGCGAACAACGAAACCTGCACCACGCCAGGAGACGGGAAAAGCCCCCCGCAGACCGAAGGCGGATTCTTTCCGCTTTCCCTCCCGCACGACAACGCGTTGTACCTGCACGGCGGGATCCATCTCTCCCCGGAAGGCAAACAGTTCGACGTCCACAATCTGGCTCCCGGATACATCGTGGCCGCCAGGATGGCTCCCAAGGACCATGCGAACTGCTCGGAAACCAGTCTGGCGGCGATCTGCAACTGGACGAATTTTGTCCTCGTGCGCCACGATCTGGAAAAACCCAAAGGAACGCTTTATTCGCTCTACATGCACCTGAAACCCGTGGATACCCCGGTGGCGAAAGGTGCGGTCCCCACCAAACCCCAGCCCCTCAAGGGTGACCTCGCCGAGATCCCCTGGCTGCGCCAGGTCTTCTTGGGGCAGTACGGAATGTTCATCAAGGTACGCGCAAAAGCGTCTTGGGCCGGCGCCGACACCGAGCCTCTGGGGGCCTGCGTGTGGGCGACCGAACCCTACCAGAAGGACGCCTGCCAAGCCACGGTGATCACCCGCGACGGGAAAACGGTCATCCCGATCGGCATCCGGGAAAACGCCCAGGACCCTCAACCTCTCTGGGAATTCAAATCCCCCGCCCTGGAAATCGCCAACCTCTGGAAGCTGTTCTCGGAAGGGAAGACAGTCACCTTCACCGATCCATTCCTCACCGTCCAGGGCGATGCCGTGCTAGGAAAGGTCGGTGCATTTCCTGGCACCCATTCCGAACCCAAGAATGACAAAGGAAAATTCCTCTTCAAGGTCAGCCCCACCTTCCTCCACTGGGAGATCTTCTCACCTCAGGAGGACTCGGTGATCACCAAACTGGTCAATGAACTGGTTGGAAAGTCGGGCGGCGCCCTTACGGATACATTCTTCCCCTCGCTTACCTCCAAAAAACCCGAGGAGGCATTCACAGGCGAAGCCATCTCTCCCAAGTTCCAAGTCGAAGGGGCCTTGCCCGTTTGTTCCAGCTTGGCGACCAAGTCCCAGCCCTACGACCTCATCATGAAATACCACGACCAGGCCAGCAAGGGAACCAAGGTCGATTTGGGATTCGATCTGGGCAAGATGATCGCGCCATCCAAACTCACCCCTTCCAAATCCGAGGTGACCTGGAAGATCGAATGGATCCATACGTTGGACCAAACGGTGGAAATCCTGAAGCCTGCCTACACTCTCCACCTGTCCGACACCGAAGCGAGGATAGAATTGGCGGACCCGAAAGCGTCACCAGATTCTGTCACCCTTCCTCCGAAGATTGCTCTGACTTCGGAGCATTGGACAGGCAAGACCTTGGTGAAATTCGTTGTCGATGCTCCTCTGCTGGCCGATCAGGTCCGCATCGACGGCAGGTCTTCCTCGTTGACCGCATCGAGCTCCGACAAACAGATCGGGGTATTGGATTTCGCGCGTTTCAAATCCCTCGTAGGGACTTCCTTCCGGTCCGCGCGGCTCCAGTTCACCAGCAACTGGGTCCCCGATGCCAACAAAGCCCTCTTGAGCAGCGCTGCGGGGAAGGCAATTCCAGCAGGTGCCTTGACGTGGTGGGATCCCAGTCAAGAAGCACCCGGACTCCCGGCGGCTTCTGGCGAGAACACCAAGCTCTTCGAGACGGAGCTGCCGGCCGATGGCAAGGTGGAGACAATGAATCCCATCACGCTGAAGTGGATTCTGGAAATGCTCGCCAGCATGAAAGACACCCTGCAGTTTCAGGCTCCCTCCCCAGACAAGAAGGCCAACGGAACTCCCAGCCGAGGCGCCCTCAAACCGGTGGGTGCGGGGATCCTCTCGAAGGAATCCTCCATGGCTTTCGGATCGGAGCTTGTGCTGTTGGTGGCCGACGAGATGTACGCCTTGGGCAACGAACATTCCACGTCGGCTTTCTACGAATTGCGACTCAAGATGGGATCTGCGGAAGGCGGCCCCAGCACTTCCACCAGCCCCAATCGCCTTCTCGAAGCGAGCACCGGCGGTGGGGCCATTCCCTCCGCCTCTTCCTTGCAATCCGCTGCAGTCGGAGCGGCCAAATCCGGTCTGTCGAGTCTGTTCGGAAGCGTCAAACAGGAATTGACCGGCAGTCCGTTGCGTGAAGGTGTGATGGCACTCGTTTTTCCGGAACATGTGAAAATCCCTGTTGTTGTCGACGACTGTGGGATTTTTCTGGATCGGCGCATGGCTGATGTCTGGGGAGAATGCTCGCTGGAGATCTTTCTCAAGACCGAACGCCTAAAGACTTCCCCCTGGGGACTGGAGAAAGTCCGCATCGCTCCTCCCCAATTCACCGCTCCTCCTGCCTCCGATGCGAAGGACCTTCTTCCCTATTCCACCCCCAAAGGTCTTTGCTGGGTGATCCCCCTGTCGGTCCCAGCGGACGGATCCGCCTTCGCGGGGCTGGTGGAGGTGGTGATCCTGGGCGAAAACGGCGCCAGAACTCCCTCCGGGTTTTGTGTGCGAGCCGTGGCCCGTCCGCAGCAGAGTCCCACCGCCACGTTTCAAACCAAGGACCAGATCAAATTCGATGGTGATTTCGTGGTAGGATTCAACTCCACCAAGAAAAACCAAAAATCCCTGACCAAAAAGATTTCCTTGGACGCGGTGAAGTCGTTGATGAATCCTCTCCGAATCCACCAAACTCTGCTCCTTGTCTTGCAGGATCTGTTCGATCGACTGGGCAAGCCGGTGAAGATCTCCGCCATCGAATCCGATGGAATGGGCTGCCTGCTGGAAGGAGATGTCACCGCCACAGCCACCGACACAAATCTTTTCAGTAAAGTCAGATTGGTGGACACCCGGACCAGGCTACGAGTGGTCCCCGCCGGTTCCGATCGAATGTTGTTCGAGTTCGATCCCTTGCCGGCCATCCTGGAAGCCCACGACGAGGAACCGGCGAAGGTCCTGAACAAGGACTATTCCTTCGATTTCCACGTGGTCGCTGGTATGGCCGGCAATTTATTGAATGGGTTTCAAGCCTACGAAGTTTTCCAAATCCCCAAGGAACGCCCTGCCTCCGCCGTCGCCAGCTACCCCTGTCCTGAGGCTGTCGGCCACTATGGAGCACTGGGTTTCGGCGAACTCCGCGCCAGGCTCTACGCCCCGACAGGCTCAACAATTCCCGTCAACCAATGGCACTTCGAGATGGAGCTGGCGGGAAATGCCGACCTCTGGTCCCGACAGATTCTGGAAGCCACGATTTCCTCGGATCTGGCGGCGAGCCTGGGCAACTCCCAAAGCATCCAAACGATCGGGTCCGTCGATGCAGGGAGGGCCGTGTTCGTGGTGGAGCAGCCCCCTGATGGAAATTTCCTGCGCACCGGCAAGCACCTGGTGAAGATTCAAGCCCGGCCTCGTGCCGAGGGTCAATCCGGGGCGGGCGCCTCCGAAGGCATCAAGGAATTCGCCGACTCCCTGCTGGGACCATCTGCCAGCACGGACCTGGAATGCTCACGGACCCTGGATTTGACACCGAAGCTCGGCGCGGCTGCCACCACCCGTTCCGCCCAAGGCGTGCAAGTGGCCATCTCCACCCACGGCCTTTTGGAAACCCAGCTTCCCAAGGATCTGGCCGGCCCCGCCGTCGATGCTTTCCAATGCCAATTTGTGTCCGCAAGCGGCAAGGTGGCACCTCTATCAAGCCCACATCCCGACGGAAAGTTCTTCCCGGCTACCGACGGCAACCTCCACATCCACGTTCCCCAATCCATTCTGGCTGCCTTGGGTGATGGGCGGATCGAGGTGCGCGGACTCACCACCTCCCCGATCCATTCCCTCCAGATTCCCCTCTCCGCGAACACTGAAACAGGTACGGCATGAGCGAGCCCCTCGATTTTTCCCTGGACGCCGACGGTGGAGTCGTGATCGAACTCCGTCCCCTCACCCGCCTCAGTGCCCTGTCCAACCAGGCCAAGCAGGTGTTGGATGCCGCAGTCGACACCAGTGGATCGTCTTTTTCCATCAAGGTTTCGGCGACCAACCTGAAGGACGAGATTCCCTGCCGTTTGGATGCCATGTTCGGCAAGCATCCTCACAGCTGGAACGGCTCCCTGAAAGCCGTGGCCGGCTCCGCCGAGGCGGCATTCTGGCCGTCCGGAGCCAAATCGAGCAAGATCGAGCTCAATCTGGCCGGCGCGTTGATTTTTGGGAAAGGCACCGTGGAACTTTCCTGCACGGCGCAATTCGCCGAGCCCGAAAAGCTGGCCCTTTCCTATCCCGTCTCCTTCTCCAATCCGTTCGATGTCCAGGTCACCCATGGATCGGCCACCTCCACCATCGACATGGGTGAAGCCGTCGTTCGTCGCCAATTGATGCCCGTGGGGAAAATCCTGCTGGTGGGAACCCCCATCCAACTGAAGCCCACTTCGATTCCGGAAGCATGGAAAAACGCCAAGCTCGAGATGGCCCTGCGCATTCCCGGAAAGGATGGCGCCTACCTGATCAACTGGACGCCCCTCGAGAAAGACAAATTTTGGCCTCCCACCCCGTTCAAGCTGGGACTGAAGCCGGACCTCCATCTTGACCCGGCACTGGCCAATGCTCGCAACGAATTCGATCTGGAGCTTTGCTTGAGGAATCCGGAGAAAAAGAAGAATTCCGAACTCTTTTCCATCAAACTGTGCGATCCCATCCCCAAGCCCACTCTCACCTACGGATCACTTTACAAGCCCGTGGTGATCGCTGTGAAATCCGTCACCAAAGCTCCCCCAGCCAAGGAGAGCCGCGAAGAATCCCTGGATCCATTCTTTACCTTGAAGATCGGGAATTTCTTCGACGCGATCGACAGCTTTCTCAAGATCGACGCGTTCCTCTGCACCTCGAGTCTCGAACCGCCACCGTCCATCAAGAGATCGTACACCCTCCGCAAATCCAGCCGGACTCTGGAGAATGCTTCCACCTCCAACCCCCTGGCCTTGGAGCTCACCGGCAACGCGACGGGATGCGTGAACAAGCTGATGCTGGGGAAGCTCCAGGATGCCACCACGGGCGCGGATGTCGCCTTCGAGTCCGTTTTCCTGATGTTCCACACCTTGCCCATGCACATGAAATCGAAGGATGGAATCAAGAACTCACCTCTACTCGGACTCTACGACATCGCTTTCGCGGCGAACGCCTTCACCCCTGTGGATACCGGCATAGACAAGAATTGCCATGTGGTTTCCATGTCCGACACCAAGATCGGCGCGGCGACCCAGGGAATGGATGCGGCTGGAGCCCCCGTGACCATCTTCCAGTACATTCCTGCACCGGCGAAGCCGGTGACGGAAAAAAAGGCGGAACCAAAGGCCAAAGACAAGAAGGCCCCGACGACGAAAGCGAAGACCTAGCCCACTGCAAAGACGCCCCGGTGGGGAGTCTCCGCGAAGCGGCGTGCCACCGGGACTCGATTCAGAACCGAATCAAGCGCGAAAAGCCCAAAACGGCCAGCACCGAGATCGTAGCCACGAAAGGCGCGACACAGGGAGATCATTTTACAGGAATTCAGGGTCCGGATCGTACGCAGCGGAAACCGTAGGTGGTGCTGCGGCCATCAGGGTTGGTGCCCCCACGGTAGGCCGAACGCAGGAACGACTCGGGATTGTCCCAGCTGCCTCCTCGCCGCACCTTGAAGGAGCCGGTCGCAGGACCTTCGTAATCCACCGGCAAGGTGGCTGGATACGATCCGAACCAATCTCCCACCCAATGCCACACGTTTCCGGCCATGTCGTACAATCCGTAGTCGTTCGGCTTCTTCGTGGCCACCGGATGCGGCTTGCCCAAGCTGTTGGCAGAATACCAGGCGTTGACACCAATTGTCGTCGGATCGCTCGCAGTGCCCCAGAAATAGGCTGGGTAGGAGCCTCCTCGCGCTGCGGTTCCGCGCGCGGCGTATTCCCATTCCGCTTCCGTGGGCAGGCGGTATCCTGGCTTTTGCAGACCACGACGCACGGCGATCCCCTCCAGGGCCGTGGTGGCCATGCCATACGTTCCCTTCCGTCCGTCATAGCTGTAGATCGTATCGAAGCCATCGCGCTTGCTGCGCGCGTTGCAGTACAGGACCGCGTCGAACCAAGTGACGGTTTCCACGGGGCAATCGCTCCCGCATCCGGTGGAACTGGAAGGATTCACCCCCATCAGGGCCGCGTACTGCCCCTGGGTGACATGCGTGGTGTCCATCCAGAATGCCGAGACCTGCGCGGAATGCCGGATCTCGTTCTCGGCGCGACCAATTTCCGTCGAAGGACTTCCCATCAAGAAGCTCCCCGCCGGAATCAGCTTCATCCCGAAGCCATCCTGGAGCGCATACTTCGCGCTGGCCACCGGGCTGGCCTCCCAATCGACCTTGAGGGCGATGGCCTTGATGGTGGTGGCGGCCACGATGGCGATCGAGTCCTTGTACAGGGGGGATGTCTGGTCGGGTGTCGTTGCGTCGAGGGTGTAGCGGATCTCGGCCCCCTGGGTCGCGACCGAAAGAGCCACCTTCCGGACCTCGGAGTAGGTCCCCTCGGGCACGCTGAACGTGGGTTTCGCCACCGTCCCCGTGATGGTGTACGTGGAGACCGCCACCAGGCTCGTGGCCCATCCGGTCTTCAGCGCGATCGCCCGGATGGTGGTGGTGGCCCCGACGGAGATCGGATCCTTGTACTCCTTCGAAGTGTCGCTTGGCACCGTTCCATCCGTGGTATACCGGATCTGGGCGCCGGTGGTGGAGACGGAAAGTGTCACAATCTTGGCGCTGGTGTAGGTGCCGGCAAGCAGGCTGAATTCGGGGGTGGCGACGCTCCCGTTGATGGAATAGGACGCCATGGCCACCGGGCTGCGCACCCAGCCGGCCTTGAACGCCGCCGCTTTCACCACCATGGATCGTGCGATGTCCAAGGAATCCCGATACAGGGGCGATGATTCGGATGGATCGGATCCATCGGTGGTGTAGTGGATG
This DNA window, taken from Fibrobacterota bacterium, encodes the following:
- a CDS encoding SUMF1/EgtB/PvdO family nonheme iron enzyme encodes the protein MKFHIVTKFVFLAAIAVSALDFSGKVVNLDGTPRSGAMVFMASTGKHTFTDSSGSWSLKGAASVLRKESVRPVSAHLVADGGHLRLSWQGKNIMGRVSAAASGQNVAAHPASLAARVALVTSDTLEYSFRGYVFLRDTFSESRSEMVRVYDTLANPANPSPFGMNHIPAGTFMMGSPTTETGRSSDETQHEASVSAFWMDRTDVTRSQYHSLMGILPAGYTCKSSTCPVEGVTWFDAVLYCNARSRRDGLDTMYSYTSLIVPALYGYATGDLPGLTLRHGVAAPGYRLPTEAEWEYAARGGTKTAYYWGDDDLDAVRKYAWWWSNGAQIARPVAMKPENAYGLYDMAGNVYQWVGDFYDTYPTTATKDYEGPATGYARVMRGGDSFSVDWDLRSANREWRGPGNGFSLVGFRCVRSGP
- a CDS encoding M15 family metallopeptidase, translated to MTMDLPRPRILKTNEEVAAYYGQGQTNQFREGTGGGTPKKIRAFGDPKLPDWRARTIVPVALEGFGSDLKKSHTVYFHKALAKRLEKVFQAILAENRASSKPYILKTEATSGYQFRYLTNVIDDKWLHDPFYKEPLRGLVEGQDFRAVFAEWDRKRGTFDLLAPKASKSKIRGELLSDHAYGSAIDINYTDNNMVDGNTSTADMPRRIVEIFEANGFCWGGFYKNTDHDYMHFEWGRIRTPGGGGGASRSFFFPLELGDAQNPGIYYANNETCTTPGDGKSPPQTEGGFFPLSLPHDNALYLHGGIHLSPEGKQFDVHNLAPGYIVAARMAPKDHANCSETSLAAICNWTNFVLVRHDLEKPKGTLYSLYMHLKPVDTPVAKGAVPTKPQPLKGDLAEIPWLRQVFLGQYGMFIKVRAKASWAGADTEPLGACVWATEPYQKDACQATVITRDGKTVIPIGIRENAQDPQPLWEFKSPALEIANLWKLFSEGKTVTFTDPFLTVQGDAVLGKVGAFPGTHSEPKNDKGKFLFKVSPTFLHWEIFSPQEDSVITKLVNELVGKSGGALTDTFFPSLTSKKPEEAFTGEAISPKFQVEGALPVCSSLATKSQPYDLIMKYHDQASKGTKVDLGFDLGKMIAPSKLTPSKSEVTWKIEWIHTLDQTVEILKPAYTLHLSDTEARIELADPKASPDSVTLPPKIALTSEHWTGKTLVKFVVDAPLLADQVRIDGRSSSLTASSSDKQIGVLDFARFKSLVGTSFRSARLQFTSNWVPDANKALLSSAAGKAIPAGALTWWDPSQEAPGLPAASGENTKLFETELPADGKVETMNPITLKWILEMLASMKDTLQFQAPSPDKKANGTPSRGALKPVGAGILSKESSMAFGSELVLLVADEMYALGNEHSTSAFYELRLKMGSAEGGPSTSTSPNRLLEASTGGGAIPSASSLQSAAVGAAKSGLSSLFGSVKQELTGSPLREGVMALVFPEHVKIPVVVDDCGIFLDRRMADVWGECSLEIFLKTERLKTSPWGLEKVRIAPPQFTAPPASDAKDLLPYSTPKGLCWVIPLSVPADGSAFAGLVEVVILGENGARTPSGFCVRAVARPQQSPTATFQTKDQIKFDGDFVVGFNSTKKNQKSLTKKISLDAVKSLMNPLRIHQTLLLVLQDLFDRLGKPVKISAIESDGMGCLLEGDVTATATDTNLFSKVRLVDTRTRLRVVPAGSDRMLFEFDPLPAILEAHDEEPAKVLNKDYSFDFHVVAGMAGNLLNGFQAYEVFQIPKERPASAVASYPCPEAVGHYGALGFGELRARLYAPTGSTIPVNQWHFEMELAGNADLWSRQILEATISSDLAASLGNSQSIQTIGSVDAGRAVFVVEQPPDGNFLRTGKHLVKIQARPRAEGQSGAGASEGIKEFADSLLGPSASTDLECSRTLDLTPKLGAAATTRSAQGVQVAISTHGLLETQLPKDLAGPAVDAFQCQFVSASGKVAPLSSPHPDGKFFPATDGNLHIHVPQSILAALGDGRIEVRGLTTSPIHSLQIPLSANTETGTA